From the genome of Halictus rubicundus isolate RS-2024b chromosome 2, iyHalRubi1_principal, whole genome shotgun sequence, one region includes:
- the Spec2 gene encoding CDC42 small effector protein Spec2 isoform X2: MAGSGELWVQCFTCCLTQQGPRTRNGRQRSHQRLRIDRSMIGVPTNFRHTGHISSGDVDMTSAQLSNIQAQMQMKGGYDNAYGVKAC, translated from the exons ATGGCTGGCAGCGGAGAACTTTGGGTGCAATGTTTTACTTGTTGCTTGACACAACAAGGGCCGAGGACGCGCAACGGGAGGCAAAGGTCCCACCAGAGACTGAGGATAGACCGCAGTATGATAGGGGTGCCCACAAATTTTAGACACACCGGTCACATAAGCAGCGGAGATGTAGATATGACCAGCGCGCAATTGTCTAATATTCAGGCACAGATGCAGATGAAAGGAGGCTATGACAACGCGTACGGAGTTAAG GCATGTTGA
- the Spec2 gene encoding CDC42 small effector protein Spec2 isoform X1 yields the protein MAGSGELWVQCFTCCLTQQGPRTRNGRQRSHQRLRIDRSMIGVPTNFRHTGHISSGDVDMTSAQLSNIQAQMQMKGGYDNAYGVKVA from the coding sequence ATGGCTGGCAGCGGAGAACTTTGGGTGCAATGTTTTACTTGTTGCTTGACACAACAAGGGCCGAGGACGCGCAACGGGAGGCAAAGGTCCCACCAGAGACTGAGGATAGACCGCAGTATGATAGGGGTGCCCACAAATTTTAGACACACCGGTCACATAAGCAGCGGAGATGTAGATATGACCAGCGCGCAATTGTCTAATATTCAGGCACAGATGCAGATGAAAGGAGGCTATGACAACGCGTACGGAGTTAAGGTAGCTTAA